The proteins below are encoded in one region of Hordeum vulgare subsp. vulgare chromosome 3H, MorexV3_pseudomolecules_assembly, whole genome shotgun sequence:
- the LOC123445278 gene encoding protein DEK-like, with amino-acid sequence MATAAKPADPAPADPPADDPMDTEEHEEEPASAEEHEEEEQPQKKRAKGKRKRAPATPATGRPSRERKTVERYSELTPRSTPAKKSASILQGSGTKLKDIPNVFFKLTKRKADDNLQSLHSLLYGRKSTAHFLKRNLSQFSGYVWTDNPEKQRSKIKDKLDKMNKEKLLDFCDILDVQAKSTAKKEEVSAKLLEFLESPCITRAVVISAVKKGKKRRMKSKGTSKATAEGGEKKKRKSQKQAVEAEKEDDDEDGAGPADSEDLSMGGSDEDAEVKEDAKSDEEPEVTPVKKKSKDDKQGNKEAGSKAKEKDASVKKTPTKSVKSVSKPDVELENKKAVKRTPKNSTKQSKTPVDKAKKKVAKPKKDDGKESQNNSKARKKPGPKATGENKGKGKVAPTTKQLHAVVSNILKEVDFNTATLADILKKLGDHFDMDLMDRKSEVKRIIEEVINSMSDDEGEEENEEEDAEENGRKEEDSKEDPDEEKDEK; translated from the exons ATGGCCACCGCCGCCAAGCCCGCCGACCCCGCCCCGGCCGATCCGCCCgccgacgaccccatggacacggaggaGCACGAGGAGGAGCCGGCGTCCGCGGAggagcacgaggaggaggagcagccgcAGAAGAAGCGGgccaaggggaagaggaagagggcgcCGGCCACCCCCGCCACCGGCAGGCCGTCCAGGGAGCGCAAGACGGTCGAGCGCTACTCCGAGCTCACCCCGCGCTCCACCCCCGCCAAGAAGTCCGCCTCCATTCTCCAG GGCTCtgggaccaagctcaaggacatcCCCAACG TTTTTTTCAAACTAACCAAGAGAAAGGCGGATGACAATCTGCAGAGTCTCCATTCTTTATTGTATGGGAGAAAATCAACT GCCCATTTCTTGAAAAGAAACTTATCCCAGTTTTCTGGTTATGTTTGGACTGACAATCCG GAAAAGCAAAGGAGCAAGATAAAAGATAAGCTTGACAAGatgaacaaggagaagttgctagATTTTTGTGATATACTCGATGTTCAGGCCAAAAGTACTGCAAAGAAG gaggaagtttctgcCAAATTGCTTGAGTTTCTGGAGTCTCCTTGCATTACCAGAGCTGTTGTTATCAGTGCTGTGAAG AAAGGGAAGAAGCGCCGCATGaagtctaaaggaactagcaaggcAACAGCTGAAGGTGGAGAGAAG AAAAAGAGGAAGAGTCAGAAACAAGCAGTTGAGGCTGAAAAAGAggacgatgatgaagatggtgCTGGTCCTGCTGATTCCGAGGACTTGTCAATGGGAGGAAGTGATGAGGATGCTGAAGTGAAAGAAGATGCCAAGAGTGATGAAGAGCCTGAAGTGACACCAGTTAAGAAAAagtcaaaagatgataaacaagggAATAAGGAAGCTGGAtccaaggcaaaggaaaaggatgCATCGGTAAAGAAGACTCCTACTAAATCTGTAAAAAGTGTGTCAAAGCCAGATGTGGAGTTGGAGAACAAAAAGGCTGTCAAGAGAacaccaaagaattcaacaaagcaaagcaaaacacCTGTGGACAAGGCCAAGAAGAAGGTTGCAAAACctaaaaaggatgatggaaaagAGAGCCAAAACAACAGTAAGGCACGCAAGAAGCCAGGTCCCAAGGCAACCGGTGAAAATAAAG GAAAAGGCAAGGTGGCCCCAACCACTAAACAGTTGCATGCTGTTGTTAGTAACATATTGAAAGAAGTGGACTTCAATACG GCAACTCTGGCTGACATTCTCAAGAAATTAG GAGACCACTTTGACATGGACCTCATGGATAGGAAGTCGGAGGTGAAGCGCATCATAGAGGAAGTGATCAACAGCATGTCCGATGATGAAGGCGAGGAAGAAAACGaggaagaggatgcagaagagaaTGGCAGGAAGGAAGAAGACTCAAAGGAGGATCCTGATGAAGAGAAGGATGAGAAATAA